A region of Geobacillus sp. 46C-IIa DNA encodes the following proteins:
- a CDS encoding class I adenylate-forming enzyme family protein, with translation MIAEGRLYGRSVKLYSKRPANVYEMLARSAVQFPNREALVKGGTRLSYAELKQLVDRTAACLSENQVKKGDRIAILLGNDIEFVLTALACAKIGAMFVPLNTKLTANDLIYMMTDAGTNMLITNRELVKSLENWLIHHSAAPCCYLTDGREPDKRLYSFHEDLLGHARGKEQPFSPPHETDSLYIMYTSGTTGRPKGAVGSHVNAIHSCLSYQTVMQTDHTVRTLVAVPLFHVTGLIGQLLHMMLVGGTVVLMERYQTEATIRLIQQERITFLFNVPTMYIMMMSHASFHASSYDFVRIVAYGGAPVSKETISQLRNCFPSACLHNAYGATETTSPTTIMPKQSPDDKTDSVGVPVPVADVKVIAENGEPAKPGEAGELYIKGPMVIKEYWNRPEENRSSFTEDGYWKSGDIARIDEDGFVYILDRKKDVINRGGEKIYSVEVENVLYAHPKVLEAAVVGVKDPIFGEEVKAYIVPKSGESPTADEIITFARERLSKFKTPKQVEFLDQLPRNPGGKILKNKLIEMSMTNQPQ, from the coding sequence ATGATCGCGGAAGGGCGTTTATACGGACGGTCGGTCAAGTTGTACTCCAAACGACCGGCAAACGTTTACGAAATGCTCGCACGTTCGGCCGTGCAGTTCCCAAACAGGGAAGCGCTCGTCAAAGGCGGCACGCGGCTCAGTTATGCCGAACTGAAGCAACTTGTTGACAGAACAGCTGCCTGCCTCAGTGAAAACCAAGTGAAAAAAGGCGACCGCATCGCCATATTGCTTGGTAATGACATCGAATTTGTACTAACCGCATTGGCGTGCGCCAAAATTGGGGCCATGTTCGTACCGCTGAACACGAAGCTCACCGCCAACGACCTGATTTACATGATGACAGATGCTGGGACAAACATGCTCATCACGAACCGTGAGCTCGTCAAATCGCTTGAAAACTGGCTCATCCATCATTCAGCGGCCCCCTGCTGTTATTTGACCGATGGCCGCGAGCCCGACAAACGCCTGTATTCGTTTCATGAAGACTTGCTTGGCCATGCCAGAGGGAAAGAGCAACCATTCTCTCCTCCGCATGAGACAGATTCGCTCTATATCATGTACACATCCGGAACAACCGGGCGGCCAAAAGGAGCAGTGGGCAGCCATGTGAACGCCATCCATAGCTGTTTAAGCTATCAGACGGTTATGCAGACTGACCATACGGTGCGCACACTTGTCGCCGTCCCGCTGTTTCATGTCACCGGCTTGATTGGCCAACTGCTCCATATGATGCTTGTCGGCGGCACGGTCGTTCTGATGGAACGCTACCAGACAGAAGCCACCATCCGGCTAATCCAGCAAGAACGGATCACCTTTTTGTTCAATGTGCCGACAATGTACATCATGATGATGTCGCATGCGTCGTTTCACGCATCCTCGTATGACTTTGTGCGCATCGTCGCCTATGGCGGGGCGCCGGTATCCAAAGAAACGATCAGTCAGTTGAGGAACTGTTTTCCGAGTGCATGTCTACACAATGCCTACGGCGCAACAGAAACAACCTCGCCAACAACGATCATGCCCAAACAATCCCCTGATGACAAAACGGACTCTGTCGGCGTACCAGTGCCTGTCGCCGATGTCAAAGTCATCGCGGAAAACGGCGAACCCGCCAAACCGGGAGAAGCCGGCGAGCTGTACATTAAAGGCCCTATGGTCATTAAAGAATATTGGAATCGCCCGGAAGAGAACCGATCATCTTTCACTGAAGACGGGTACTGGAAATCCGGCGACATCGCCCGCATCGATGAAGACGGCTTTGTGTATATCCTCGATCGAAAAAAAGACGTCATCAACCGCGGTGGGGAAAAAATCTATTCGGTCGAGGTTGAAAACGTTCTCTACGCTCACCCGAAAGTGCTTGAAGCAGCCGTCGTCGGGGTGAAAGACCCGATATTCGGGGAAGAGGTAAAAGCCTACATTGTCCCTAAATCCGGTGAATCGCCAACAGCCGATGAGATTATCACCTTTGCCCGAGAGCGGCTCTCGAAATTCAAGACGCCAAAGCAAGTCGAATTCCTTGATCAGCTTCCACGCAATCCAGGAGGAAAAATCTTAAAAAACAAACTGATCGAAATGTCGATGACGAATCAACCACAGTGA
- a CDS encoding YpiB family protein, translating into MKWVSSLEKRHFLTSFLQNYRLKHPDARFVLNYLLQHPHLLENVHFTETEQKQARWLIISAATAEEEGLVFYRGGQKSTGLAAIMGDLALRPNEPLYLTLYFPGKARNFSYLRLIDHRAFENVRRHERHEKMAKAAEQVLDEALKRHEVSRLKLQIDQALDRKDMDLFQKLTEQLKKYEGQS; encoded by the coding sequence ATGAAGTGGGTGTCGTCATTAGAAAAGCGTCACTTTTTAACTTCGTTTTTGCAAAATTACCGCTTAAAGCATCCGGATGCCCGGTTTGTGCTCAATTATTTGCTGCAACATCCGCATTTGCTAGAAAACGTCCATTTTACAGAAACCGAGCAAAAACAGGCGCGGTGGCTGATTATTTCGGCTGCCACGGCCGAGGAAGAAGGGCTTGTGTTTTATCGCGGCGGCCAGAAAAGCACGGGGTTGGCGGCGATTATGGGCGATTTGGCGTTGCGCCCGAATGAACCATTGTATTTAACGCTTTACTTTCCGGGAAAGGCAAGAAATTTTTCGTATCTGCGGCTCATTGACCATCGGGCGTTTGAGAACGTTCGTCGGCATGAACGCCATGAAAAAATGGCGAAAGCCGCCGAGCAAGTGTTGGATGAAGCGTTAAAGCGTCATGAAGTGTCACGGTTGAAGCTGCAAATTGACCAAGCGCTTGACCGTAAAGACATGGATTTGTTTCAAAAGCTGACAGAACAACTGAAAAAATACGAAGGACAAAGCTGA
- a CDS encoding sigma 54-interacting transcriptional regulator — protein sequence MNCRWGGALGSVLATTMEIDVRVISATNQDLESLVKQGKFREDLYYRLNIIPIHIPPLRERQEDIPLLAHYFLERANQKYRLNKQFTDDALLAMKSYAWPGNVREMQNLIERLVITTETDHITAIHLPFSHSSSSLEMKQASKTMKDMVRNLERELILKAISEYKTTRKAAQALGISQSALVKKMQRLGI from the coding sequence CTGAACTGCCGGTGGGGTGGAGCACTCGGGTCGGTCTTGGCAACCACAATGGAAATTGACGTGCGCGTCATATCGGCGACCAATCAAGATTTGGAGTCTCTCGTCAAACAGGGGAAGTTTCGCGAAGACTTGTACTATCGTCTGAACATTATCCCGATTCACATTCCACCGCTGCGGGAACGCCAAGAAGACATTCCTTTGCTCGCCCATTATTTTTTAGAGCGGGCTAATCAAAAATACCGCCTCAATAAACAATTCACCGATGATGCACTGCTAGCGATGAAGTCGTATGCATGGCCAGGGAATGTCCGGGAAATGCAGAACTTAATCGAACGGCTCGTCATTACAACGGAAACCGATCACATCACGGCCATACACTTGCCTTTTTCCCATTCCTCTTCATCATTGGAGATGAAACAAGCGTCAAAAACGATGAAAGACATGGTCCGCAATCTGGAACGAGAACTGATTTTGAAAGCGATTTCTGAATACAAGACGACAAGAAAAGCAGCCCAAGCGCTCGGCATCAGCCAATCCGCCTTGGTGAAAAAAATGCAACGGCTCGGCATTTGA
- the speD gene encoding adenosylmethionine decarboxylase, translating into MNDTPHVKLHGFNNLTKSLSFNMYDICYTKTPKEREAYISYIDDVYNAERLTNILKHVAEMIGAHVLNIAKQDYVPQGASVTMLVSEGPVVEVPQAEAPLPEAVVLSLDKSHITVHTYPEYHPSDGISTFRADIDVVTCGEISPLKALDYLIQSFDADIMIIDYRVRGFTRDIHGYKLFIDHDITSIQNYIPETIREKYDMIDVNIYQENIFHTKCKLRQFDLDNYLFGHTKDGLSKQEVEETTAKLKREMDEIFYGKNMPSGF; encoded by the coding sequence ATGAACGACACGCCACACGTGAAACTGCACGGATTTAACAATTTGACCAAATCGCTCAGCTTCAATATGTACGATATTTGCTATACGAAAACACCCAAGGAGCGGGAAGCATACATTTCCTACATCGACGATGTTTACAACGCCGAACGGCTGACCAACATTTTGAAACACGTCGCCGAGATGATCGGCGCCCATGTGTTAAACATCGCCAAACAAGATTACGTTCCGCAAGGTGCAAGTGTGACAATGCTCGTTTCCGAAGGGCCGGTGGTGGAAGTGCCGCAAGCCGAGGCGCCGTTGCCTGAGGCAGTCGTGCTTTCGCTTGATAAAAGTCATATTACCGTTCATACATACCCAGAATACCATCCGAGTGATGGAATCAGTACGTTCCGCGCTGATATTGACGTCGTCACCTGCGGAGAAATTTCGCCGTTAAAAGCGCTGGATTATTTGATTCAGTCGTTTGACGCCGACATTATGATCATCGATTACCGCGTGCGCGGGTTTACGCGTGACATTCACGGATACAAATTGTTTATTGACCATGACATCACATCGATTCAAAATTATATTCCGGAAACCATTCGCGAGAAGTACGACATGATTGATGTGAACATTTATCAAGAGAACATTTTCCATACAAAGTGCAAGCTGCGGCAATTTGATTTAGACAACTATCTATTCGGGCATACGAAAGATGGCTTATCTAAACAAGAAGTAGAGGAAACGACCGCTAAACTGAAGAGAGAAATGGACGAAATTTTTTATGGAAAGAATATGCCCAGCGGCTTTTAA
- a CDS encoding short-chain fatty acid transporter, which translates to MEAKVQTDMSMEKQENNLIAKLALFFAKIAERWLPDSFVFAVVLTFVTFLGGLLINGKSPIEMITYWGDGLWGLLAFTAQVITTFVMSYALALTKPVSRLLEKIAGKCHSPNSAILLVTFTSLAASFISWAFGLVVAGIIAKLVAKKVRDVDYRVLVAAGYSGFVIWQGGLSSSAALFVATKGHVFEDQIGVIPTSETIFSAVNMAIILVVFFTLPFIMKLIHPAKKENRFLIDPNLLEDSIDEPQEQSNFINDKIEKSRLITVAAGILGLIYLVIHFSKNGFSLDLNTVNLMFLTLALLLFGNVRELGIGLVKSSNSVSQIILQYPFYAGIMGMMSSSGLAQWLSDVFTKFSTSETLPLFTFWSAGFLNLFIPSGGGQWVVQAPIALPAALEMGVDPAKMVMAVAWGEWSNMIQPFWAIPLLAIAGLRIRDIMGFTTITFLYVGIVASVFLYVL; encoded by the coding sequence ATGGAAGCAAAAGTGCAGACAGACATGTCGATGGAAAAACAAGAAAACAATTTGATCGCGAAATTGGCGCTTTTTTTCGCCAAAATCGCCGAGCGATGGCTGCCAGACTCTTTCGTCTTCGCCGTTGTTCTCACATTTGTAACGTTTTTAGGCGGCCTATTGATTAACGGAAAAAGTCCGATCGAGATGATCACGTATTGGGGCGACGGGCTCTGGGGATTGCTCGCCTTCACCGCCCAAGTCATTACTACTTTTGTTATGAGCTATGCCTTGGCGTTGACGAAACCCGTCTCGCGATTGCTTGAAAAAATCGCTGGGAAATGCCATTCGCCCAATTCCGCCATCTTGCTTGTCACTTTTACATCGTTGGCCGCTTCATTCATTAGCTGGGCGTTCGGCCTCGTCGTCGCCGGCATCATCGCCAAGCTAGTGGCAAAAAAAGTGCGTGACGTCGACTATCGCGTCCTTGTCGCCGCTGGCTATTCCGGATTTGTCATTTGGCAAGGCGGCTTGTCATCTTCCGCTGCTCTGTTCGTCGCCACCAAGGGACATGTGTTCGAAGATCAAATCGGTGTCATCCCAACGTCGGAAACGATTTTTTCAGCGGTGAATATGGCAATTATTCTCGTCGTCTTCTTTACACTGCCCTTCATTATGAAACTCATTCATCCAGCCAAAAAAGAAAACCGTTTTCTCATCGATCCGAACTTGCTAGAAGATTCGATCGATGAACCGCAGGAACAATCGAACTTCATCAACGACAAAATTGAAAAAAGCCGCCTCATTACGGTAGCGGCTGGCATTCTTGGATTGATTTATTTAGTTATCCACTTTTCAAAAAACGGATTTTCTCTCGATCTGAACACCGTCAACTTGATGTTTTTAACGCTCGCTTTGCTGCTGTTTGGAAACGTGCGCGAACTCGGAATCGGCCTTGTTAAATCATCCAACAGCGTCAGCCAAATTATTTTGCAATACCCGTTTTACGCTGGCATTATGGGCATGATGTCCTCATCCGGGTTGGCTCAATGGCTGTCCGACGTCTTCACGAAGTTTTCAACGAGCGAAACGCTGCCGCTATTCACCTTCTGGTCAGCCGGATTTTTAAACTTATTCATCCCGTCCGGCGGCGGCCAATGGGTCGTGCAGGCGCCGATTGCCCTTCCTGCAGCCCTTGAGATGGGAGTGGATCCAGCCAAAATGGTGATGGCCGTCGCCTGGGGCGAATGGAGCAACATGATCCAACCGTTTTGGGCCATCCCGCTCCTTGCCATTGCCGGCCTGCGCATCCGCGATATTATGGGCTTTACAACGATCACATTCCTTTACGTCGGCATCGTTGCTTCTGTCTTTTTGTACGTGCTTTGA
- a CDS encoding cupin domain-containing protein gives MAGAVVEDQRQQLVAGRLVVILADVPHSIKNNGEQRARFLALFPSAQRVSMFSKTMLSVGAKVL, from the coding sequence ATAGCAGGAGCGGTCGTAGAGGATCAACGCCAACAGCTAGTCGCAGGTCGGCTTGTCGTTATTCTCGCTGATGTTCCCCACTCCATCAAAAATAACGGGGAGCAACGTGCAAGATTTCTCGCTTTGTTCCCTTCCGCCCAACGTGTTTCTATGTTCTCAAAAACCATGCTGTCTGTTGGCGCGAAGGTGCTGTAG
- a CDS encoding MBL fold metallo-hydrolase: MWLDKVIKKRLETEMVQNVHIAKGTAMFQGVRLAVRCFVVDGVLIDTGAKSMENEFTSFFQQQDIDQVVITHFHEDHTGCAAFLQRTMGLPIYMNEPMIDYCRQKADYPLYRKVFWGKREPFAAEPIGATFSSRNATWDVIPTPGHAIDHVVFLNRETGQLFSGDLYCQEKTKVILREEDIPAIIASLQHVLTYDFGDVFCAHAGYLPNGREALRRKLDYLLELQDIIIDLYEKGTPPKQIQALLFPKKYPIVFFSGGEWDSLHIIRSVIRDYEAKKAS, translated from the coding sequence ATGTGGCTTGATAAAGTGATCAAAAAACGGTTGGAAACCGAAATGGTTCAAAACGTGCATATCGCCAAGGGAACGGCGATGTTTCAAGGCGTGCGGCTTGCCGTCCGTTGCTTCGTCGTTGACGGCGTCTTGATTGACACCGGCGCAAAATCGATGGAAAACGAATTCACCTCGTTTTTTCAACAACAAGACATCGACCAAGTCGTGATCACTCATTTTCACGAAGACCATACCGGTTGTGCGGCGTTTTTGCAACGAACGATGGGATTGCCCATCTATATGAATGAGCCGATGATCGACTATTGCCGGCAAAAGGCGGACTATCCGTTGTATCGGAAAGTCTTTTGGGGAAAGCGCGAGCCATTTGCCGCCGAGCCCATTGGCGCCACGTTTTCCTCTCGAAACGCGACGTGGGATGTCATCCCGACACCCGGCCATGCGATTGACCATGTCGTCTTTTTGAACCGCGAAACGGGACAGCTGTTTAGCGGTGACTTGTACTGCCAAGAGAAAACGAAAGTCATCTTGCGCGAGGAAGACATTCCGGCGATCATCGCCTCCTTGCAACATGTGTTGACGTACGATTTCGGAGACGTCTTCTGCGCCCACGCCGGCTATCTCCCGAACGGACGCGAGGCGCTTCGGCGAAAGCTTGACTATTTGCTTGAACTGCAAGACATCATTATTGACTTATACGAAAAAGGAACACCGCCAAAACAAATTCAAGCGCTCCTGTTTCCGAAAAAATACCCGATCGTCTTTTTTTCCGGCGGAGAGTGGGATTCGCTGCATATCATCCGTTCCGTGATTCGGGACTATGAAGCAAAGAAAGCAAGTTGA
- a CDS encoding SDR family NAD(P)-dependent oxidoreductase, protein MDARRFPSFRLDGKVALVTGGSRGIGLAMACALAVHGANVVIASRKAVDLKKATEDVAGQGISLSWVQADVTDKESVQHMVNCVVEQHGRLDILVNNAGMNIRKPLIDIEEYDWNQVLDTNLKGIFLVGQAAAKQMIQQRSGKIINISSIFGGVGMPFQTSYAASKGGINQLTKVWASELAPYNINVNAIAPAYIRTPMTSAWLEDEERYRDIVKSTMLNRVGEPEDVAGPVVFLASDAANYITGHILYVDGGWTAK, encoded by the coding sequence ATGGATGCAAGACGCTTCCCTTCCTTTCGGCTTGACGGAAAAGTCGCCCTTGTCACCGGCGGTAGCAGAGGCATCGGGTTAGCCATGGCATGCGCCTTGGCGGTTCATGGGGCCAATGTCGTGATCGCCAGCCGGAAGGCGGTCGATTTGAAAAAGGCAACCGAAGACGTGGCCGGCCAAGGAATCTCACTTTCTTGGGTTCAAGCGGATGTCACCGACAAAGAAAGCGTTCAGCACATGGTCAATTGCGTCGTCGAGCAACACGGTCGTCTCGATATTTTGGTGAACAACGCTGGCATGAACATCCGCAAGCCGCTCATTGACATTGAGGAATACGATTGGAACCAAGTGTTAGACACCAACTTAAAAGGCATCTTCCTCGTCGGCCAGGCAGCGGCCAAACAGATGATCCAACAGCGGAGCGGAAAAATTATTAACATTTCGTCCATTTTCGGCGGCGTCGGCATGCCGTTTCAAACGAGCTACGCCGCCAGCAAAGGCGGCATCAACCAGTTGACAAAGGTTTGGGCGAGTGAACTCGCTCCATACAATATCAACGTCAACGCCATCGCCCCGGCTTATATTCGGACGCCAATGACGAGCGCCTGGCTTGAGGATGAGGAACGGTATCGGGACATTGTCAAGAGCACGATGCTCAATCGCGTTGGCGAACCAGAGGATGTGGCGGGGCCCGTTGTCTTTCTCGCCTCTGACGCCGCCAATTACATTACCGGACACATTTTATACGTGGACGGCGGCTGGACAGCCAAATAA
- a CDS encoding FAD-binding oxidoreductase: MGAYIVVGAGILGAAVAYHLAKEGAAVTIIDRGDKGQATDAAAGIVCPWLSQRRNQKWYQLAKNGAKFYPSLIEELQSHGETETGYARVGALCLHTDEQKLEQMKVRALKRREDAPEIGDIVQLGPKEAKELFPPLSEGYHAIYVSGGARVNGRALRNALLNAAQTLGAIHIRGNARLLHQGTRIIGVEADGTTYAAEAVIITAGAWASELLRPLGIDLLVTPQKGQLIHLEHPNRDTSHWPVVMPPSNQYMLTFPRGRMVIGTTHEDEAGWDVRPTAGGMHELLHKALTIAPGLSVCTYIETRVGFRPRTPWFLPIFGVLPGFTGLYIANGLGSSGLTVGPYLGAELAKLVLGIPTELDPHDYDVTSAIAPLA, translated from the coding sequence ATGGGAGCGTACATCGTTGTCGGAGCTGGCATTTTAGGAGCGGCGGTGGCCTACCACTTAGCGAAAGAAGGAGCTGCCGTGACGATCATCGACCGCGGTGACAAAGGACAGGCGACCGACGCGGCGGCGGGGATCGTTTGTCCTTGGTTGTCGCAGCGCCGCAACCAAAAATGGTATCAGCTAGCAAAAAACGGAGCGAAGTTTTACCCTTCCCTCATTGAGGAGCTCCAATCACACGGGGAAACGGAAACCGGCTATGCGCGCGTCGGGGCGCTCTGTCTGCATACGGATGAACAAAAGCTCGAGCAGATGAAAGTGCGCGCCCTCAAACGGCGCGAAGATGCACCGGAAATCGGGGACATCGTGCAGCTTGGGCCAAAGGAGGCAAAAGAGCTATTTCCACCGCTATCTGAGGGATATCACGCCATATATGTAAGTGGGGGAGCTCGCGTCAACGGCCGAGCGCTGCGCAACGCCCTTCTCAATGCGGCCCAAACGCTCGGCGCCATCCATATTCGCGGAAATGCCCGCCTTCTCCATCAGGGGACGCGCATCATCGGCGTGGAAGCGGATGGAACGACCTATGCCGCTGAAGCTGTCATCATCACGGCGGGGGCTTGGGCCAGCGAGCTGCTTCGCCCTTTGGGCATCGATCTGCTCGTCACACCGCAAAAAGGGCAGCTCATTCACTTGGAACATCCGAACCGCGACACATCCCATTGGCCTGTTGTCATGCCGCCGAGCAATCAGTATATGCTCACCTTTCCAAGAGGCAGAATGGTGATCGGAACAACACATGAAGATGAAGCAGGTTGGGACGTCCGCCCTACCGCCGGGGGAATGCACGAATTATTGCACAAAGCGCTCACCATTGCGCCAGGACTCTCCGTTTGCACATATATCGAAACGCGGGTTGGATTCCGTCCGCGCACACCTTGGTTTCTCCCGATCTTTGGTGTACTCCCCGGCTTTACCGGCCTTTATATCGCCAACGGCCTCGGCTCCTCAGGGCTCACCGTCGGCCCTTATTTAGGGGCGGAATTGGCCAAGCTCGTGCTCGGCATCCCGACCGAACTCGACCCTCATGACTATGACGTCACGAGCGCCATCGCCCCGCTTGCCTAA
- a CDS encoding malate:quinone oxidoreductase produces MVNMGNKQAKTDVILIGAGIMSATLGTLLKELAPEWDITVFERLEEAGAESSNEWNNAGTGHAALCELNYTVEKPDGSIDISKAIKINEQFYISLQFWAHLVNSGVLRDPKEFIRPLPHMSFVQGEENVAFLKKRHETMAANPLFKEMEFSDDPKKLAEWIPLMMENRVVNEPIAATRIESGTDVNFGALTRKLFEHLKRKNVDIHYRHHVDDIKRTSDGLWELKVRDLDSGAVERYAAKFVFLGAGGGSLHLLQKSGIPEGKGIGGFPVSGLFMVCNNPDVAEQHHAKVYGKAKVGAPPMSVPHLDTRFINNQKMLLFGPFAGFSPKFLKNGSMLDLFTSVKPHNLLTMLAAGVKNMALTNYLIQQVMLSKEQRMEELREFVPTAKSEEWDVIVAGQRVQVIKDTETGGKGTLQFGTEVVHAADGSIAALLGASPGASTAVHVMLEVIAKCFPERMKEWEPKVKEMIPSYGVSLMKNERLLHDIQVATAEMLGLNEGLALQLV; encoded by the coding sequence ATGGTAAACATGGGGAACAAACAGGCAAAAACTGATGTGATCTTAATCGGCGCAGGGATTATGAGCGCCACGTTGGGAACGTTGTTAAAAGAGTTGGCACCGGAGTGGGACATCACTGTGTTTGAAAGGCTGGAAGAAGCAGGAGCGGAAAGCTCCAACGAATGGAACAATGCTGGAACAGGGCATGCGGCGCTTTGCGAGCTGAATTATACTGTTGAGAAGCCCGATGGATCCATTGACATCAGCAAAGCCATCAAAATTAACGAACAATTTTATATTTCTTTGCAGTTTTGGGCCCATTTAGTGAACAGTGGGGTGCTCCGCGACCCAAAAGAGTTCATCCGCCCACTGCCGCATATGAGCTTTGTGCAGGGGGAGGAAAATGTGGCGTTTTTGAAAAAGCGGCATGAAACGATGGCGGCTAATCCACTGTTCAAAGAAATGGAATTTTCCGATGACCCGAAAAAGCTGGCCGAATGGATACCGCTCATGATGGAAAATCGCGTTGTGAACGAGCCGATCGCGGCGACGCGGATTGAATCAGGAACAGACGTGAACTTTGGGGCGCTGACGCGCAAACTGTTTGAGCATTTAAAACGGAAAAATGTCGACATTCATTACCGCCATCATGTCGATGACATCAAACGGACGAGCGACGGTCTGTGGGAGTTGAAAGTGCGCGATTTAGACAGCGGCGCTGTTGAACGTTATGCCGCCAAATTTGTCTTCCTCGGCGCAGGGGGAGGAAGCCTTCATCTGTTGCAAAAATCCGGTATTCCGGAAGGGAAAGGGATTGGCGGATTCCCGGTCAGCGGGTTGTTTATGGTGTGCAATAATCCCGATGTAGCTGAGCAGCATCATGCGAAAGTGTACGGCAAAGCGAAAGTCGGCGCGCCGCCGATGTCGGTTCCGCATTTGGATACGCGGTTTATCAACAATCAAAAAATGTTGCTGTTTGGGCCGTTTGCTGGTTTCTCGCCGAAGTTTTTGAAAAACGGGTCAATGCTCGATTTATTTACATCGGTCAAACCGCATAACCTTTTGACGATGTTGGCGGCCGGCGTGAAAAATATGGCGCTTACGAATTATTTGATCCAGCAAGTGATGTTATCGAAAGAACAGCGCATGGAAGAGTTGCGCGAATTTGTTCCGACGGCGAAAAGCGAGGAATGGGATGTCATTGTTGCTGGCCAGCGCGTGCAAGTGATTAAAGATACGGAAACCGGCGGCAAAGGAACGTTGCAATTCGGCACGGAAGTCGTCCATGCGGCTGATGGCTCAATCGCGGCATTGCTTGGCGCCTCGCCAGGTGCTTCGACCGCCGTTCATGTCATGCTAGAAGTCATTGCGAAATGTTTCCCGGAACGAATGAAAGAGTGGGAGCCGAAGGTGAAAGAAATGATTCCTTCCTACGGTGTATCGCTCATGAAAAACGAACGGCTTTTGCATGACATTCAAGTCGCAACAGCGGAGATGCTCGGTTTAAACGAAGGCCTGGCATTGCAGCTCGTTTAA